The bacterium genome contains a region encoding:
- a CDS encoding 5'-3' exonuclease H3TH domain-containing protein, translated as MSKLVIFDGNAIMYRAFHALPPLTSKSGEQINALYGLVSMLINIVENLKPTHIIFCFDEKEKTFRNELLPTYQSQRPEIPSELIPQFKKARDFLKSVNIPVYSKSGYEADDVIGTITKLVVTSFPLINETVIVTGDRDILQLVDDKNNIKLFMPIAGLSNGKIFAEKETIERLGVPPTKIPDYKALVGDPSDNYFGIPGIGPKTATSLLTEYETLDGIYEHIDEVPEKLREKLIDGKESAYLSYKLATIVKNVPIKIDIETSNNFDLVSENVLKLFEEYGFKTLTARIKKLGEQIEKEKQGSLF; from the coding sequence ATGAGCAAGCTCGTAATTTTTGATGGGAATGCAATAATGTATCGTGCATTTCACGCACTTCCACCGCTAACTTCAAAATCTGGTGAACAAATAAACGCACTTTATGGACTTGTTTCAATGCTTATTAACATTGTAGAAAATTTAAAACCCACTCACATTATTTTTTGTTTTGATGAGAAAGAAAAAACATTTAGAAATGAATTACTTCCAACATATCAGTCTCAAAGGCCTGAAATTCCATCTGAGTTGATACCACAATTTAAAAAAGCACGTGACTTTTTAAAATCTGTAAATATTCCTGTTTATTCAAAGTCTGGTTACGAGGCGGACGACGTAATAGGTACAATAACAAAACTAGTAGTCACTAGTTTCCCACTAATTAACGAGACAGTGATTGTTACTGGTGACAGAGATATATTACAACTTGTTGATGACAAGAATAATATTAAATTATTTATGCCGATAGCGGGTCTTTCAAATGGCAAAATATTTGCGGAAAAAGAAACCATAGAAAGGTTAGGAGTACCACCTACCAAAATACCTGATTACAAAGCACTCGTAGGGGATCCGTCCGATAACTATTTTGGTATACCAGGAATAGGTCCAAAGACTGCCACTTCACTTTTGACCGAATATGAGACTTTAGATGGAATTTATGAACACATTGATGAAGTTCCTGAAAAGTTAAGAGAGAAGCTTATTGATGGTAAAGAGTCAGCATATCTTTCTTACAAACTTGCGACTATTGTCAAAAATGTTCCAATTAAAATTGATATAGAAACGTCAAATAATTTCGATTTGGTTTCGGAAAATGTATTAAAGCTTTTTGAGGAGTATGGTTTCAAAACTTTAACTGCTAGAATAAAGAAATTAGGAGAACAAATAGAAAAAGAAAAACAAGGATCACTATTTTAA
- a CDS encoding VTT domain-containing protein: MSKISKACHFVVKKWFSNNKEKIVKYLLIFASVLISGVIIYFRNDLEKLQGYGILGIFLISVLGNATIAIPAPVIISALVGGSIYNPLLIGLVVALGATIGELTGFMAGVGGRVVVTDHKHFKKIEKWMNKSGFLTLFILGAIPNPLFDLAGMFAGATKYPIKKFLLATFLGKSLKFLTFAIFGSYFL, from the coding sequence ATGTCAAAAATAAGCAAAGCTTGCCACTTCGTGGTAAAAAAATGGTTTAGTAATAACAAAGAAAAAATTGTTAAATATTTATTAATTTTTGCTTCAGTATTAATTAGTGGAGTTATTATTTATTTTAGAAATGACCTAGAAAAACTTCAGGGCTATGGAATTTTGGGAATTTTTTTAATTAGCGTCTTAGGTAACGCCACTATAGCAATACCAGCACCTGTCATCATCTCAGCCCTTGTGGGTGGATCTATCTACAATCCTCTCCTTATAGGACTTGTGGTAGCTTTGGGTGCCACTATTGGGGAATTGACAGGCTTTATGGCGGGAGTCGGTGGACGTGTTGTAGTAACCGACCATAAACATTTTAAAAAAATAGAAAAGTGGATGAATAAGTCAGGATTTTTGACACTTTTTATATTAGGAGCAATACCAAACCCACTTTTTGACCTCGCAGGTATGTTTGCTGGGGCAACCAAATACCCTATCAAAAAATTTCTACTGGCTACGTTTTTAGGTAAATCTTTAAAGTTCCTTACCTTTGCTATTTTTGGCTCTTATTTTCTCTAA